The sequence CCCGCATCCGTCGACGCTCGACGCTGGCTTTCGGCTTCTTGCGGCACGCGGGACTGTCGTTCTGACATGTCCGTTACTCTATTTCACGAGACTCATTAGCCCTCGGTGTCCTCGGTGCTCGGCTGGAACCCGAGCACCGCGCGGCGGCATCTAAACGGAAATACCGCCGTCAGGGGAGGCCGCGATGACGCTCCAGGCAGAGCTCGACGCACTCAAGGCCCAATCACGAACGCGGATCCCCGAAGAGGCGCAGGCGATCATGCGCCGGGCCGTCGAGGATCTCCGCAAGTCGGGGATTCTGGACCGCG is a genomic window of Gemmatimonadales bacterium containing:
- a CDS encoding redoxin domain-containing protein, encoding MTLQAELDALKAQSRTRIPEEAQAIMRRAVEDLRKSGILDRVPKVGAKAPEFTLPNVAGQPVSSRALLAKGPLVLSFYRGKW